One window of Camelina sativa cultivar DH55 chromosome 4, Cs, whole genome shotgun sequence genomic DNA carries:
- the LOC104780424 gene encoding zinc finger protein ZAT8-like: MVANTENLEPTMDKAAANCLMLLSRVGGGGGGEGTTALKEKRVFRCKTCKREFSSFQALGGHRASHNKPTNNGDYTSIPGSPKKKKPTKTTTSIHICPICGLDFPMGQALGGHMRKHRNEKEKASNNELVTRSFLPENATLTTTTLKKSSSSGKRVACLDFADLAAVETLVTTNLELGRTMY; the protein is encoded by the coding sequence ATGGTTGCGAATACAGAGAATCTTGAACCGACGATGGATAAGGCGGCGGCGAACTGTCTGATGTTGTTATCGAGAGTTGgtggcggcggcggtggtgaAGGAACAACAGCTTTAAAAGAGAAACGAGTTTTCAGATGCAAGACTTGTAAGCGAGAGTTCTCTTCGTTCCAAGCTTTAGGAGGTCACCGTGCAAGCCACAATAAACCCACTAACAACGGTGACTATACTTCAATTCCTGGATcacctaagaagaagaagccgacTAAAACGACGACGTCGATTCATATTTGTCCGATTTGTGGCTTGGATTTTCCGATGGGACAAGCACTTGGTGGTCACATGAGGAAGCATAGGAACGAAAAAGAAAAGGCCTCAAACAACGAGTTGGTTACGCGATCTTTCTTGCCGGAGAACGCAACGCTTACGACGACGACTTTGAAGAAATCGAGTAGTAGTGGGAAGAGAGTTGCTTGTTTGGATTTCGCCGACTTAGCTGCGGTGGAGACTTTGGTCACTACGAATTTGGAGTTGGGTAGAACCATGTATTGA
- the LOC104780425 gene encoding zinc finger protein ZAT8-like — protein MVARSEETEKMNDTAARCLMLLPRVGEYGGGEKRVFRCKTCLKEFSTFQALGGHRASHKKLINSEDPSLLGSLSNKKTKAAMTSHPCPICGVNFPMGQALGGHMRRHRNEKVSGTTLVTRSFLPEATTVTTLKKCSSGKRVACLDLDLDSMDSLVNWKLELGRTIY, from the coding sequence ATGGTTGCGAGAAGTGAGGAGACTGAGAAAATGAACGATACGGCGGCTAGATGTCTGATGTTGTTACCGCGAGTTGGAGAATACGGCGGAGGAGAGAAACGCGTTTTCAGATGCAAGACTTGTCTTAAAGAGTTCTCGACGTTCCAAGCTTTGGGAGGTCACCGTGCAAGCCACAAGAAACTCATTAACAGTGAAGATCCATCACTTCTAGGATCTTTGTCCAATAAAAAGACTAAAGCGGCGATGACATCTCATCCTTGTCCGATATGTGGCGTGAATTTTCCAATGGGACAAGCTCTGGGTGGTCACATGAGGAGGCATAGGAACGAGAAAGTCTCAGGCACGACGTTGGTTACACGATCTTTCTTGCCAGAGGCGACTACGGTGACGACTTTGAAGAAGTGTAGTAGTGGGAAGAGAGTGGCCTGTTTGGATTTGGACTTAGATTCGATGGATAGTTTGGTTAATTGGAAATTGGAGTTGGGTAGAACGATCTAttga
- the LOC104780426 gene encoding histidine--tRNA ligase, chloroplastic/mitochondrial encodes MRGAIHMLVTTRLSSSFRPILLDFVFPCSPPCNFSIPRRLICAAATKANGGGGGGRSGSIVAPPLLTQDEDFQKIDVNPPKGTRDFPPEDMRLRNWLFNHFKEVSRLFGYEEVDFPVLETEALFIRKAGEEIRDQLYCFEDRGNRRVALRPELTPSLARLVIQKGKSVSLPLKWFAVGQCWRYERMTRGRRREHYQWNMDIIGVPQVTAEAELISSIVTFFKRIGITQSDVGFKVSSRKVLQELLTKYGVPEDMFGRVCIIIDKIEKIPIDEIKKELGFTGISEDAIEQLLQVLSVKSLDDLEDILGGAGEAIADLKQLFSLAEMFGYSEWIQFDASVVRGLAYYTGIVFEGFDRKGKLRAICGGGRYDRLLSTYGGDDIPACGFGFGDAVIVELLKEKDLLPELGQQVENIVCALDKDLQGAAATVATALRDKGQTVDLVLESKPLKWVFKRAARVNARRLVLVGKTEWEDGSVSVKVLSSGEQFQVKLSDLE; translated from the exons ATGCGAGGAGCAATTCATATGCTCGTGACGACGCGATTGAGTTCGAGCTTTAGGCCAATTCTTCTTGACTTCGTTTTTCCTTGTTCGCCTCCTTGCAACTTCTCTATCCCTAGGCGTTTAATCTGTGCCGCCGCGACCAAGGccaatggaggaggaggaggaggcaggTCAGGTTCGATTGTGGCTCCTCCGTTGTTGACTCAAGACGAAGACTTTCAGAAGATCGATGTCAATCCTCCTAAAGGAACTCGTGATTTCCCTCCTGAAGATATGCGCCTTCGCAATTGGCTCTTCAACCACTTCAAAGAG GTCTCACGGTTATTTGGGTATGAGGAAGTAGATTTTCCAGTTCTGGAGACGGAGGCATTGTTCATCAGAAAAGCAGGGGAAGAGATTAGAGACCAA CTTTACTGCTTTGAAGATAGGGGAAATCGCCGTGTAGCATTGAGGCCTGAGCTTACACCTTCTTTAGCCAGGCTTGTCATACAGAAAGG AAAATCAGTTTCCCTTCCGTTGAAGTGGTTTGCTGTTGGACAGTGTTGGCGATATGAGAGGATGACTAGAGGAAGGCGACGTGAGCATTACCAGTGGAATATGGATATCATTGGTGTGCCTCAAGTAACT GCTGAAGCAGAACTAATTTCATCTATAGTCACCTTCTTCAAGCGTATTGGAATCACTCAATCAGATGTGGGTTTTAAGGTTTCAAGCCGCAAG GTTTTACAAGAATTGCTAACTAAATATGGTGTACCGGAAGACATGTTTGGAAGAGTTTGTATCATTATAGACAAG ATAGAAAAGATTCCaattgatgaaataaaaaagGAACTTGGGTTCACGGGAATATCAGAAGATGCTATTGAACAGTTACTGCAAGTGCTTTCTGTAAAGTCCTTAGATGATTTGGAAG ATATACTTGGTGGAGCAGGAGAAGCCATTGCAGATTTGAAACAACTCTTCTCACTTGCTGAAATGTTTGGTTATTCAGAATGGATACAGTTTGATGCATCTGTTGTTCGCGGTCTTGCTTATTACACTGGTATCGTCTTTGAG GGATTTGATCGGAAAGGGAAGCTACGAGCTATATGTGGTGGTGGGAGATATGACAGATTACTCTCTACTTATGGAGGTGATGACATTCCTGCCTGTGGTTTTGGTTTCGGCGATGCTGTAATTGTTGAA TTACTCAAGGAGAAGGATTTGTTACCAGAACTGGGACAACAAGTAGAGAACATTGTGTGTGCTTTGGACAAAGATCTCCAAGGAGCTGCAGCCACCGTTGCAACTGCTCTCAGAGACAAAGGCCAAACGGTTGATTTGGTATTGGAGAGTAAACCGCTGAAGTGGGTGTTCAAGAGGGCAGCTCGGGTAAATGCAAGAAGGCTGGTTCTGGTTGGGAAGACAGAGTGGGAAGATGGTTCGGTAAGTGTCAAGGTGTTGTCTTCAGGTGAGCAGTTCCAAGTCAAACTCAGTGACTTAGAGTAG
- the LOC104780427 gene encoding protein UPSTREAM OF FLC-like has translation MALMSSRATTTQDNFIIDPSRMNHHKLDSKPKVSVVYYLSRNGQLDHPHFIEVPLSSQNGLYLKDVINRLNELRGKGMACLYSWSSKRTYKNGFVWHDLSEEDFIFPVHGQEYVLKGSQILDLDNSNSGKESNFSAVVTHRRNQSWSSTDQYKVYKASAESSSLMLAADASTQTDDHRRRRKHIAKEVDDEVNEITELSREEITSPPQSDSSPETLESLMKADGRLVLRQEDRTVEKMRPSAVLMQLLSCGAMSFRKCGPTTMLMNGSTRRSTVERGTGSYRLERAEKELRSFGRVKLEEKEYFSGSLIDESKKELVPALMRSSSCNTDRSSRMGLPKQKDGEESGSVEKPEVCGRRP, from the exons ATGGCGTTGATGAGTTCAAGAGCTACAACAACACAAGACAACTTCATCATAGATCCCAGCAGAATGAATCACCACAAGTTAGACTCAAAACCAAAAGTCTCCGTCGTTTACTATCTCAGCCGTAATGGTCAACTCGATCACCCACACTTCATCGAAGTACCTCTCTCTTCTCAAAACGGTCTCTATCTCAAAG atGTGATCAATCGATTGAACGAGCTAAGAGGCAAAGGAATGGCTTGTCTCTACTCGTGGTCCTCAAAACG AACATACAAGAACGGGTTCGTATGGCACGATTTATCGGAAGAAGATTTCATTTTCCCCGTTCATGGCCAAGAATATGTACTCAAAGGCTCTCAAATTCTCGACCTTGATAACAGCAACTCCGGCAAAGAATCTAACTTCTCCGCCGTCGTCACTCACCGACGTAACCAGTCTTGGAGCTCTACTGATCAGTACAAAGTCTACAAAGCCTCCGCTGAGTCGTCAAGTCTTATGCTCGCGGCGGATGCTTCCACTCAGACGGACGATCACCGGCGGCGGAGGAAACATATAGCGAAAGAGGTGGATGATGAAGTGAATGAGATCACGGAGCTGAGTAGAGAAGAGATTACTTCACCTCCACAGTCAGATTCGAGTCCGGAGACCTTAGAATCATTGATGAAAGCAGATGGACGGTTGGTATTGCGTCAAGAAGATCGGACGGTTGAGAAGATGCGGCCGTCGGCTGTTCTGATGCAGCTGTTATCGTGCGGTGCGATGTCGTTTAGGAAATGTGGGCCGACGACGATGCTAATGAATGGGAGCACGAGGAGGAGTACGGTGGAACGAGGTACAGGGAGTTATAGGCTCGAGAGGGCAGAGAAGGAATTAAGGAGTTTTGGAAGGGTGAAATTGGAAGAGAAAGAGTATTTTAGTGGTAGCTTGATTGATGAGAGTAAGAAGGAACTTGTTCCTGCTTTGATGAGGTCTTCTTCTTGCAATACTGATAG GAGTTCAAGGATGGGGTTGCCCAAACAGAAAGATGGGGAAGAAAGTGGCTCGGTGGAGAAACCCGAAGTCTGTGGTAGACGGCCATAA